The Micromonospora sp. M71_S20 genome window below encodes:
- the rimI gene encoding ribosomal protein S18-alanine N-acetyltransferase, translated as MSVRLERFRWWHVDEVLPIEADLFGAEQWSAAMFWNELANGHFYLVATDDDGNLLGYAGLAVAPPDEAWVQNVAVRRDAQRRGVGRLLLEALLAEAARLGARSTLLEVAADNAPAQKLYATYGFEPIGVRRGYYQPSNTDALVMQRNAGSER; from the coding sequence ATGAGTGTCCGGCTGGAGCGGTTCCGGTGGTGGCACGTCGACGAGGTGCTGCCGATCGAGGCGGACCTGTTCGGTGCCGAGCAGTGGTCGGCGGCGATGTTCTGGAACGAGTTGGCCAACGGGCACTTCTACCTCGTCGCCACCGACGACGACGGGAACCTGCTCGGCTACGCCGGGCTCGCCGTGGCCCCGCCCGACGAGGCGTGGGTGCAGAACGTCGCGGTGCGCCGGGACGCCCAGCGGCGCGGCGTCGGCCGGCTCCTGCTGGAGGCGCTGCTCGCCGAGGCGGCCCGGCTCGGCGCCCGCAGCACGCTGCTGGAGGTCGCGGCGGACAACGCGCCCGCCCAGAAGCTCTACGCGACGTACGGCTTCGAGCCGATCGGCGTGCGGCGCGGCTACTACCAACCGAGCAACACCGACGCGCTGGTCATGCAGCGCAACGCGGGAAGTGAGCGATGA
- the tsaB gene encoding tRNA (adenosine(37)-N6)-threonylcarbamoyltransferase complex dimerization subunit type 1 TsaB yields MLVLVVDSSTPAVTAALVEVAADGVATRAHRCTVDARAHGELLAPQVDAVLTEAGARPADLGAIVAGLGPGPFTGLRVGLVTAATIGQVLGVPTYGVCSLDAIGHPAAAGEPVLAASDARRREIYWAVYDGAGQRIVGPEVSVPAVAAERARGLAVTAAVGDGAHRYADALGLPVRDEPRYPDAGVLATLAAERIRAGAPSEALTPLYLRRPDAVAATARKPVLP; encoded by the coding sequence GTGCTCGTACTGGTGGTGGACAGCTCGACCCCCGCGGTGACCGCGGCGCTGGTGGAGGTCGCAGCGGACGGCGTGGCGACCCGCGCGCACCGCTGCACGGTCGACGCCCGCGCCCACGGTGAACTGCTCGCGCCGCAGGTCGACGCCGTGCTCACCGAGGCCGGCGCCCGCCCGGCCGACCTGGGCGCGATCGTCGCCGGGCTCGGCCCTGGCCCGTTCACCGGGCTGCGGGTGGGGCTGGTCACCGCCGCCACCATCGGCCAGGTGCTGGGCGTCCCGACGTACGGTGTCTGCTCGCTGGACGCCATCGGCCACCCGGCGGCCGCCGGGGAGCCGGTGCTGGCGGCGAGCGACGCGCGCCGCCGGGAGATCTACTGGGCGGTCTACGACGGCGCGGGCCAGCGGATCGTCGGTCCGGAGGTGTCCGTGCCGGCGGTCGCCGCCGAGCGCGCCCGCGGCCTGGCGGTCACGGCGGCGGTCGGCGACGGCGCGCACCGGTACGCCGACGCGCTCGGCCTGCCCGTGCGGGACGAGCCCCGCTACCCGGACGCGGGCGTGCTGGCGACCCTGGCCGCCGAACGCATCCGGGCCGGCGCCCCCTCGGAGGCGCTCACCCCGCTCTACCTGCGCCGCCCGGACGCCGTGGCGGCGACCGCCCGCAAGCCGGTCCTCCCATGA